One Streptomonospora salina genomic window, TCGCCCTTGAGCACGCCGGCCTGCAGCGCGGCGCCGATGGCCACGACCTCGTCGGGGTTGACGCCCTTGTTGGGCTCCTTGCCGCCGGTCAGCTCCTTGACCAGCTCGACGACCGCGGGCATGCGGGTCGAGCCGCCGACCAGTACCACGTGGTCGATCTTGTCGACGCTGACGCCGGCGTCCTTGATGACCTGGTGGAAGGGCTGCTTGGTGCGGTCCAGCAGGTCGGAGGTCAGACGCTGGAACTCCGCCCGGCTCAGCTTCTCGTCGAGGTGCAGCGGGCCCTCGGACGAGGCGGTGATGTAGGGCAGGTTGATGGCCGACTCGCTGGAGCTGGACAGCTCGACCTTGGCCTTCTCGGCGGCTTCGCGCAGCCGCTGCAGCGCCATCTTGTCCTTGGACAGGTCGATGCCGTTGCTGTTCTTGAACCGCTCGGCCAGCCAGTCGACGATCGCCTGGTCCCAGTCGTCGCCGCCCAGACGGTTGTCGCCGTTGGTGGCCTTGACCTCGACGACGCCGTCGCCGACCTCGAGCAGGGAGACGTCGAACGTGCCGCCGCCCAGGTCGTAGACCAGGATGGTGGCTTCGTCCTCCTTCTCCAGGTGGTAGGCCAGCGCCGCGGAGGTGGGCTCGTTGATGATGCGCAGGACGTTGAGGCCCGCGATCGTGCCCGCTTCCTTGGTGGACTGGCGCTGGGCGTCGCTGAAGTAGGCCGGGACCGTGATGACGGCGTCGGTCACCTCTTCGCCCAGGTAGGCCTCAGCGTCGCGCTTGAGCTTCTGCAGCACGAAAGCGCTGATCTGCTGAGAGTTGAACGACTTCTCGTCGATCTCGGTCTTCCAGTCGGTGCCGACGTGACGCTTCACCGAGCGGATAGTCCGGTCGACGTTGGTGACCGCCTGGCGCTTGGCGACCTCGCCGACGAGCACCTCGCCGTTCTTGGCGAAGGCAACGACGGACGGAGTGGTCCGGGCGCCTTCGGCGTTGGCGATGACGGTGGGCTCGCCGCCTTCCAGGACCGAGACGACCGAGTTCGTCGTCCCCAGGTCGATACCGACCGCACGTGCCATGAGTTCGTTCCTCCGTCAGAGTTGAGTCTTACAGACGTAAGTTTGCTTCGCGGATCATCTACTGTCAAATCACTTGAGCCGATCCGACTCAACGCCTGTTTTCGCTCCTATAACGGTCGGGGCCACGGCGTTTGTTCCCGATCCGGTGCAGCGGTTGCGCCGTGTCCGGGCAGTCTCGGGGCGGGGTCAGGGGGCCCTCAGGGGCGGCGCAGCCGGGCATCGGGGGCGTATCGGCGGGGCGGGCGCGCGAGGGTGCGGCTGGTCACACCGGGGCGGCGGGGCCCGTTCCGGGGCGGCGAGCCCCGTTCGCACACCCGGGCGCACGGGTGAGGATGGAGGGGCGGGCGCCGGCGGCCGCGGCGGATGCGCAGGTGAACCCGCCGATTCGCTGCGGCGCCCGGTCGCCTAACGTTGGGGTTCGCGGCTCCGGCGCGTCCGTGCCATGGGGTGACGGGTCCAGCCGTCATTACTGGCTAGTAACATGCGGGGGACCTCCGATGTGTGGCGCATCGGGGCACGACAGCAGGATGGGAGGCCGCGGGCGATGCTCTACATCGTTCTGGGGATCATCACGACCCTCGTCGCCGTGGTCGGGGTCGCCATGTTCGCGTTCGGTATCCGCCGGATGGTGCAGACCGTGCGTCTGGGCCGGCCGGCGGAGAGCGGGCGCACAGGGCCCTTCGGCCGGCGACTGACGACGACGCTGATCGAGGTGCTCGGGCACACCCGGATGCTCAAGCGGCCCTGGGTGGGTGTGGCCCACTGGTTCGTGATGGTGTCCTTCCCGCTGCTGGTGTTCACCGTCGCCGAGGCGCACGGCGAAGTGTGGGACCCCCGCTTCCATCTGCCGCTGATCTACGACTGGACGGTCTACGGGCTGGCCATCGAGCTGATCGCGGCACTGGGTCTGATCGCCATCGTGGGCCTGGCCCTCTACCGCCAGTTCAACGGGCCGCGCCGCCGCGGGCGCGACTCCCGCTTCGCCAACTCCGTGCACTGGACGGCCTACTACGTCGAGGCCTACATCGTCGCGCTGCTGGTCGCCATCTTCGTGATCCGCGGCTTCAAGGCCGCGATCGGCGACTTCCCCTTCCCCGTGTGGGCCACCCCGCTCTCGCACGCGCTGGGCGCGGTGCTGCCCGCGAGTGAACCGGCCCTGGCCCTGGTCGCCGCGTTCAAGCTGATCATCTCCTGGATGTTCTTCATGGTCCTGGCCGCGGTGCTGACCATGGGCATCGGCTGGCACCGCTTCACCGCGCCGTTCAACATCTACTTCAAGCGCGACCCCGAGGGCGGGCCCGCGCTGGGCGGCCTCAAGCCGATGATGGACAAGACCGGCAAGGAGCCGCTGGACTTCGAGGAGGCCGACCCCGACGAGGACCCCTTCGGCGTCGGCAAGGTCGAGGACTTCACCTGGAAGGGCCTGCTCGACTTCTCCAGCTGCACCGAGTGCGGCCGCTGCCAGTCGCAGTGCCCCGCCTGGAACACCGGCAAGCCGCTCTCGCCCAAGAAGCTGGTCATGGACCTGCGGGACCACGCCAACGCCAAGGCGCCCTACATGATGGAGGGCATCACCGAGGAGACGCCCGACATCCACGACGACGTCCTCTCCCTGCTCGGCCAGCCCCTGGTGGGCACCGAGGAGGAAGGGGGCATCATCCACCCCGACGTGCTGTGGTCCTGCACCAACTGCGGCGCGTGCGTCGAGCAGTGCCCGGTCGACATCGAGCACATCGACCACATCATGGACATGCGCCGCTACCAGGTCATGATCGAGTCCAGCTTCCCCTCCGAGGCCAACACCCTGCTCAAGAACCTGGAGAACAAGGGCAACCCCTGGGGCATGGCCGAGGACCGGCGCATGGACTGGATGTCCGAGCTCGACTTCGAGGTCCCCGTCGTCGAGGACACGCTCCCCGAAGGCACCGAGTACCTGTTCTGGGTGGGCTGCGCCGGTGCGCTGGAGGACCGCGCCAAGAAGACCACCAAGGCCATCGCCGAGCTGCTGCACACGGCCGGCGTGAAGTTCGCGGTTCTGGGCGGTATGGAGGCCTGCACCGGCGACCCCGCGCGGCGCCTGGGCATGGAGTACGTCTTCCAGATGCTCGCCCAGCAGAACGTGGAGACGCTCAACGAAGCGGGTGTCACCAAGATCGTGGCCAGCTGCCCGCACTGCTTCAACACGCTGGGCAACGAGTACCCGCAGCTGGGCGGCGAGTACGACGTCGTCCACCACAGCCAGCTGCTGGCCCAGCTGGTGGACGAGGGCCGCCTCACCCCGGTCCAGCCCGTCGAGGAGAACATCACCTACCACGACCCCTGCTTCCTGGGCCGGCACAACAAGGTCTACACCCCTCCGCGGGAGATCATGGAGCAGGTGCCCGGCATCACCACCAAGGAGATGCACCGGCACAAGGAGCGGGGCTTCTGCTGCGGCGCCGGCGGTGCGCGCATGTGGATGGAGGAGCGCATCGGCAAGCGGATCAACACCGAGCGGGTCGACGAGGCGCTGACCACCGACCCCGACACGGTCTCGACCGCCTGCCCGTTCTGCCAGGTGATGCTGGGCGACGCGATCAACGAGAAGAAGTCCGCCGGTGAGGCCAAGGAGTCGCTGGAGGTGGTCGACGTCTCCCAGCTGCTGCTGCGCTCGGTCAAGCCCGGCGCCGAATCCAGTGGAGCGGAGCCCAAGGAGAACGCCTGACCGTGTGCGCCCGGCGCGGGCCGGCGAGCCCGGGCCGGGCGCACGGGTCCCGGCAGGGGCTGTACGGTGCCGCGCCGGACGGCGGCGGGTCCACCCGGCCCACCAGGACCGCGTTCCGGGCAGGCCGCCGCCCGGAGCGCGGCCCTGGTGGGCCGGTCTCCGTCCGGCGCCGGCCGCCGCCCGCCCCGGACCGTATTCAGCCTGCGCGGTACGGCTGTGCGGGGAGTCGGTGCATGCGGCGCCGCATCTGCTCCGGAACCGGTGCGCGCACGCCCAGCACGGTGTCGATCTCGTCGTAGGTCAGCCGCCGGTCGGCCCCGGCGACGGCGATCAGCAGTTCGGCGTAGAGCTCGATCTCGGCCATTGCCACATGGTCGTGCAGGCGCACGTACGGATCCATCCGCGCCCACCTCCATCGCCTGCACAGCGGGGGGCGCGACCCGCCCGTCCGCATGTATCCCCGGGTCGAAGCACCGACCGACGTGGGATCCCGCCGGAGACATCCCGCTGGCTGCAGACTACGTCGGGGCAGCGCGATGCCGCATGGCCCGGACGAGCCATTCTCGGCACCACGTTCGCGTAGCCCGTCGGGGGTAGGCACCCTCCGTCGGGATGCGGTCGCCCTTCGGCCCGGGTGCTGTGCAGTCCGGGCCGCAGGCGGGATCCGCAGCGCCCCGGAGCGCGGGGCCACGGGATGTTCCCGTGGCCCCGCCGGCCGCCGCATGCGACTATCAGGGCGTGCATTTTCACGGGTATTTCTGGCGCGGATCCGACCGGGAGCGCTCGCGCAAGGCGCGTGACGCTCATATCGACGGGCCCCTGTTCGCCGCCGCCGATGTGCCTCCCGTAAAAACCTGCTGGTGGTTGCGCAAACCCGCCGCCCGGGTTCGGGGCACCTGGGACGACGCGGAATCCGCCGCGACGTGGATGGTCGCCTGCTACGAGGGGGTGCGGGCCGAGATCGACGACGCCGCCGCGTTCTGGGCGCCCACCGGAGACCGCTGCGCCGCGGCCCTGCGCGACATCGCCGACGGGCGCGACATCACCTGGCAGTACCGGATCGGCGGGGACGAACGCGCCTTCGTCTCCGTCGTCGCCTGTACTCCCAACGCGTGGGACCGCGAGGCCCCCTGCCCTCTCGAAGAGGAGCGGGGCGGCTGACGTCCAGGGATCCTGCACGGGTCGTGGCGCCAGGCGCCCGCGCGCAGGTACCCGTACGCAGGGCCGCCGCCACCGGATCGCGGCACCGTGCCTCGCGCAGTCAGCCCGAGGACCCCGAGGACAGCTTCCGGTCCACCGAGCGGTGGAGGAGGCCGGTGGTGTACTCGAACTCCTCCTGCAGGCGGCCGGCCTCGACGAGGAGGATGCCGTAAGGGCTGGACCCGTCGGTGACGACGAGCTCGATGTGCTCGGCACGCTCGGACAAGCGCTTCTCGTACTCGCCGGACTGCTCCGTCAGCGAGTCCAGATGCCGGGCCTGTTCGACGAGCCGGTCCTCGTCCACCTCGCT contains:
- the dnaK gene encoding molecular chaperone DnaK is translated as MARAVGIDLGTTNSVVSVLEGGEPTVIANAEGARTTPSVVAFAKNGEVLVGEVAKRQAVTNVDRTIRSVKRHVGTDWKTEIDEKSFNSQQISAFVLQKLKRDAEAYLGEEVTDAVITVPAYFSDAQRQSTKEAGTIAGLNVLRIINEPTSAALAYHLEKEDEATILVYDLGGGTFDVSLLEVGDGVVEVKATNGDNRLGGDDWDQAIVDWLAERFKNSNGIDLSKDKMALQRLREAAEKAKVELSSSSESAINLPYITASSEGPLHLDEKLSRAEFQRLTSDLLDRTKQPFHQVIKDAGVSVDKIDHVVLVGGSTRMPAVVELVKELTGGKEPNKGVNPDEVVAIGAALQAGVLKGEVKDVLLLDVTPLSLGIETKGGVFTKLIEKNTTIPTKRSEIFTTADDNQPSVQIQVYQGEREIAQYNKKLGVFDLSGIPPAPRGVPQIEVTFDIDANGIVSVTAKDMGTGKEQSVTISGGSAMSQDEIDKMVREAEEYAEEDRKRREEAEVRNNAESLVHQTEKVIKDNEEQIPADVKTETEEAVAELKTALEGTDNEVIRQASEKVALASQKIGSSIYGQGEQADGAEETPAGAQDESDRSDDVVDAEIVDEDKKDGNA
- a CDS encoding (Fe-S)-binding protein; translation: MLYIVLGIITTLVAVVGVAMFAFGIRRMVQTVRLGRPAESGRTGPFGRRLTTTLIEVLGHTRMLKRPWVGVAHWFVMVSFPLLVFTVAEAHGEVWDPRFHLPLIYDWTVYGLAIELIAALGLIAIVGLALYRQFNGPRRRGRDSRFANSVHWTAYYVEAYIVALLVAIFVIRGFKAAIGDFPFPVWATPLSHALGAVLPASEPALALVAAFKLIISWMFFMVLAAVLTMGIGWHRFTAPFNIYFKRDPEGGPALGGLKPMMDKTGKEPLDFEEADPDEDPFGVGKVEDFTWKGLLDFSSCTECGRCQSQCPAWNTGKPLSPKKLVMDLRDHANAKAPYMMEGITEETPDIHDDVLSLLGQPLVGTEEEGGIIHPDVLWSCTNCGACVEQCPVDIEHIDHIMDMRRYQVMIESSFPSEANTLLKNLENKGNPWGMAEDRRMDWMSELDFEVPVVEDTLPEGTEYLFWVGCAGALEDRAKKTTKAIAELLHTAGVKFAVLGGMEACTGDPARRLGMEYVFQMLAQQNVETLNEAGVTKIVASCPHCFNTLGNEYPQLGGEYDVVHHSQLLAQLVDEGRLTPVQPVEENITYHDPCFLGRHNKVYTPPREIMEQVPGITTKEMHRHKERGFCCGAGGARMWMEERIGKRINTERVDEALTTDPDTVSTACPFCQVMLGDAINEKKSAGEAKESLEVVDVSQLLLRSVKPGAESSGAEPKENA